In one Juglans regia cultivar Chandler chromosome 11, Walnut 2.0, whole genome shotgun sequence genomic region, the following are encoded:
- the LOC108997653 gene encoding peroxidase 64-like, with translation MAPIVALFPSLVLMMVFSSFSQRADSLSLNYYEKTCPNAESIVTNAVKSAVSKDKTVPAALLRLHFHDCFIRGCDASVLLYSKGSNKAEKDGPPNVSLHALYVIDSAKKELEAWCPGVVSCADILALAARDAVSLSGGPSWEVPKGRKDGRTSKASETTQLPAPTFNISQLQQSFSQRGLSMDDLVALSGGHTLGFSHCSSFQNRIHNFNSTHEIDPSMHPSFAANLKSVCPKNNKAKNAGTAMDPSSTTFDNTYFKLILQGKGLFSSDQALLDFPKTKDLVSKFASSREAFTKAFVNSMIKMSSITGGQEIRKDCRVVN, from the exons ATGGCTCCCATTGTTGCACTATTCCCGAGCTTGGTTCTCATGATGGtgttctcttcattttctcaGAGAGCTGATTCACTAAGCTTAAATTACTATGAAAAAACATGTCCGAATGCAGAATCAATCGTTACAAATGCTGTCAAGAGTGCAGTGTCAAAAGACAAGACAGTTCCAGCAGCACTGCTCCGGTTGCATTTTCATGACTGTTTTATCAGG GGTTGTGATGCCTCCGTGTTGTTGTACTCAAAAGGGAGCAACAAAGCAGAAAAAGATGGGCCACCCAACGTATCCTTGCATGCATTATATGTCATTGACAGTGCAAAGAAGGAACTTGAAGCTTGGTGCCCTGGCGTGGTCTCTTGTGCTGATATCTTGGCTCTTGCTGCAAGGGATGCTGTTTCCCTA TCTGGAGGTCCGAGTTGGGAAGTACCCAAAGGAAGAAAAGATGGGAGAACTTCTAAGGCCAGTGAAACAACACAATTGCCAGCTCCAACTTTCAACATATCTCAACTGCAACAAAGCTTCTCTCAAAGAGGTTTGTCTATGGATGATCTCGTGGCTCTTTCAG GAGGGCATACTCTAGGGTTTTCCCACTGTTCTTCCTTCCAAAATAGAATCCACAACTTCAATTCCACGCACGAGATCGACCCCTCTATGCATCCATCCTTTGCAGCAAACCTAAAAAGTGTTTGTCCCAAAAACAACAAGGCAAAGAATGCTGGCACCGCCATGGATCCTTCTTCAACAACCTTCGATAACACTTACTTCAAATTGATCCTCCAAGGGAAGGGTCTGTTCTCTTCGGACCAAGCTCTGCTTGATTTTCCAAAAACTAAGGATTTGGTTTCCAAGTTTGCCAGCTCACGAGAAGCTTTTACAAAGGCCTTCGTGAATTCAATGATCAAGATGAGCAGCATCACAGGTGGACAGGAGATTAGGAAGGATTGTAGAGtggtaaattaa